In the Streptomyces sp. f51 genome, one interval contains:
- a CDS encoding diguanylate cyclase has protein sequence MSIHRASALTRWRHWRSHPVLRIPGRADDVENANRRFLLYGVLPLWFVPAVADWVMHRRSDIEHTSGVRESAVHALMMTEAGIPVVAGLTAKINPLVLSLMGGAAAVHGATALWDVSLATGKREVRPVEQHIHSFLEVLPVTAAAFTACLHWDQVRATFSGGGQADDWKLVPKERPLSAGYLTALAAGVGLCVALPYAEEMIRCLHARREHDGARSRA, from the coding sequence ATGAGCATCCACCGCGCTTCGGCACTCACCCGCTGGCGGCACTGGCGTTCGCATCCCGTGCTGCGCATTCCGGGCCGTGCCGACGATGTGGAGAACGCCAACCGCAGGTTCCTGCTGTACGGCGTTCTTCCCTTGTGGTTCGTTCCCGCCGTCGCCGACTGGGTGATGCACCGCCGCTCGGACATCGAGCACACCAGTGGGGTACGTGAGTCCGCGGTGCACGCGTTGATGATGACCGAGGCCGGCATCCCGGTCGTCGCGGGACTGACCGCCAAGATCAATCCGCTGGTCCTGTCGCTGATGGGCGGAGCGGCCGCGGTGCACGGAGCCACCGCGCTGTGGGATGTGTCGCTGGCCACCGGCAAACGCGAGGTGCGGCCTGTAGAGCAGCACATTCACAGCTTCCTCGAAGTATTGCCGGTGACAGCCGCCGCGTTCACCGCATGCCTGCACTGGGACCAGGTCCGCGCAACCTTCAGCGGAGGCGGCCAGGCGGACGACTGGAAGCTCGTCCCCAAGGAACGCCCGCTGTCGGCCGGTTACCTGACGGCGCTCGCCGCCGGCGTAGGCCTGTGCGTCGCCCTTCCGTACGCGGAGGAGATGATCCGCTGCCTGCATGCCCGCCGAGAGCACGACGGAGCACGAAGCCGCGCTTGA
- a CDS encoding Tn3 family transposase, producing the protein MRGFREVGQVIRIQLRYLTDPQMRWRVTAATNKVEAYKGFSQWVRPRWPSALLTSTRLPPRSPDKA; encoded by the coding sequence CTGCGCGGGTTCCGTGAGGTGGGCCAGGTGATCCGCATTCAGCTGCGGTACCTGACGGACCCACAGATGCGCTGGCGGGTGACGGCCGCGACCAACAAGGTCGAGGCGTACAAAGGATTCTCCCAGTGGGTGCGCCCCCGCTGGCCGTCGGCACTGCTCACCTCGACGAGGCTTCCACCTCGCTCGCCGGACAAGGCGTAA
- a CDS encoding sigma-70 family RNA polymerase sigma factor: MYRMQYDGSDRTDTFPDRRTVEAAREGDVGAVERLTAGALPLVYNVVGRAAESDLDVDDIVQDTMVAVIRALPDLRDTAKFRSWLVAIVVRQLTDARRRAGSGRLTTVEHVEERHSPEPDFATLFLLRQSLSVEQRQVAAATAWLDPSHRDLLSLWWLEACGRLSRKDIAAAMNLPAAHLAVQVQRMKAQLDVARTVVRALSRTPRCGELTELVGPGDPAPSPLLRKRIGRHLRSCEPCGHSIGRLVPPERLLVGLPLLVPGRGGDPVQAGVVGAGGGPHPAATARYTTAQPASRGQGRRATGRPSGGHGVLVKLSAKATGATVAAGVAALVVTGLVMIPSGAQYSAGARSTASQVGPPTLTKTPAPAHSSTPAPSPVAASFRTSLPAKAPAPTYFVSSNGSDSNPGTSAGSPFRTLQKAADLAGPGDVVAVMNGTYTEPRKGSNVLTIKRSGRPGAPITFTAYPGHHPVLNPKTAWNGISVYGASHIVIKNLEVKGDNAALSLAQAERSSSKTEPTYNTNCISVEKNRESGAFPHHVDIIGNLVHGCPGGGISAIEADHVNIVGNHVHSNAWYTVYGTSGISVLTPRDTGTSDPRSYKIRITGNRVHDNETKVKWEGCRCYSDGNGIIIDTTKGDPGRGRPAYNGRVLVADNISYDNGGSGIHAYKSQHVDIVHNTAYLNGRSTRIKTPYANIFAHDSTDVRLLNNIAYGRPGQAANSKSRDVNVTYDYNVYFGGKAPEIKGPHDIVADPKFIAPGTSPSADFRLMKGSPAIGSATAFPAVSTDFTGASRTGGAPDRGAYSFGAAARSATGGGEASAPRRENPDEAEGPDADVAGGKDTAAGAASEDGSGLTAHGGSEPLAQTGGSDPVLPLIIAAGVLVAGAGLLVLARRRRS, translated from the coding sequence ATGTATCGCATGCAATATGACGGGTCCGACAGGACCGACACGTTTCCGGACCGCCGCACGGTCGAGGCAGCCCGTGAGGGGGACGTCGGGGCTGTCGAACGGCTCACCGCGGGTGCCCTGCCGCTGGTCTACAACGTGGTCGGGCGGGCAGCGGAGAGCGACCTCGACGTGGACGACATCGTGCAGGACACGATGGTCGCGGTGATCCGTGCGCTGCCGGACTTGCGGGACACGGCGAAGTTCCGCTCCTGGCTGGTGGCGATCGTGGTCCGTCAGCTCACTGATGCCCGACGTCGGGCGGGGTCCGGCCGACTGACGACTGTGGAGCACGTCGAGGAACGGCATTCGCCGGAACCTGACTTCGCTACCCTGTTCCTGCTGCGGCAGTCGCTCTCTGTCGAGCAGCGGCAGGTCGCCGCGGCCACTGCGTGGCTCGACCCGTCGCACCGCGATCTGTTGTCGCTGTGGTGGCTGGAGGCGTGCGGGCGGCTGTCCCGTAAGGACATTGCTGCGGCCATGAACCTTCCGGCGGCGCATCTGGCGGTTCAGGTCCAGCGGATGAAGGCTCAGCTGGATGTGGCGCGGACGGTCGTGCGAGCGCTGTCCCGCACTCCGCGGTGTGGGGAGCTGACCGAGCTCGTCGGCCCGGGCGACCCGGCTCCCAGTCCCCTGCTGCGCAAGCGGATCGGTCGGCATCTGCGCTCCTGTGAGCCTTGTGGTCATTCCATCGGCCGGCTGGTTCCCCCCGAGCGGCTGCTCGTTGGCCTGCCCCTGCTCGTACCCGGTCGCGGGGGTGACCCGGTCCAGGCCGGTGTCGTTGGTGCCGGGGGTGGCCCCCACCCGGCTGCGACCGCCCGGTACACCACTGCCCAGCCGGCGTCCCGCGGGCAGGGCCGTCGTGCGACCGGCCGCCCGAGTGGCGGTCACGGTGTGCTCGTCAAGCTCTCCGCCAAGGCGACTGGCGCGACCGTCGCCGCCGGGGTGGCCGCGCTCGTTGTGACGGGCCTGGTCATGATCCCGTCGGGGGCGCAGTACTCTGCCGGCGCGCGGAGTACGGCCTCCCAGGTAGGTCCGCCGACGCTGACAAAAACGCCCGCTCCTGCTCACAGCAGCACCCCTGCCCCTTCCCCCGTTGCGGCGAGCTTTCGCACTTCTCTGCCCGCGAAGGCCCCCGCCCCCACCTACTTCGTGAGCTCCAACGGCAGTGATTCCAACCCCGGCACGTCGGCCGGATCGCCGTTTCGCACCTTGCAGAAGGCCGCTGACCTGGCCGGACCCGGCGACGTCGTCGCCGTCATGAACGGCACATACACCGAGCCCCGCAAGGGTTCCAACGTGCTGACCATCAAACGTTCGGGGCGTCCGGGAGCTCCCATCACCTTCACGGCGTATCCCGGCCACCATCCGGTCCTGAACCCGAAGACGGCCTGGAACGGCATCAGCGTCTACGGCGCATCCCACATCGTCATCAAGAACCTGGAGGTCAAAGGCGACAACGCCGCCCTGTCCCTGGCCCAGGCCGAACGCTCGTCGAGCAAGACCGAGCCTACGTACAACACCAACTGCATATCCGTGGAGAAGAACCGGGAGTCCGGCGCGTTCCCTCACCACGTCGACATCATCGGCAACCTGGTGCACGGCTGCCCGGGCGGCGGGATCTCTGCGATCGAGGCCGATCACGTCAACATCGTCGGCAACCACGTCCACTCCAACGCCTGGTACACCGTCTATGGCACCAGCGGCATCTCCGTCCTCACCCCCCGCGACACCGGTACCAGCGATCCCCGTTCGTACAAGATCCGTATCACCGGTAACCGTGTCCACGACAACGAGACCAAGGTCAAGTGGGAAGGCTGCCGCTGCTATTCCGACGGCAACGGCATCATCATCGACACGACGAAGGGCGATCCCGGGCGCGGCAGGCCGGCTTACAACGGACGTGTTCTGGTCGCCGACAACATCAGTTACGACAACGGCGGTTCAGGTATCCACGCCTACAAGAGCCAGCACGTAGACATCGTCCACAACACGGCCTACCTCAACGGGCGCAGTACCCGGATCAAAACGCCCTACGCCAACATCTTCGCTCACGACAGCACCGACGTGAGGCTCCTCAACAACATCGCCTACGGCCGCCCGGGTCAGGCTGCCAACAGCAAGTCCCGTGACGTGAACGTCACGTACGACTACAACGTCTACTTCGGCGGCAAGGCACCCGAGATCAAGGGACCGCACGACATCGTCGCCGACCCGAAGTTCATCGCCCCCGGCACGAGCCCGAGCGCGGACTTCCGCCTCATGAAGGGATCGCCCGCCATCGGCTCCGCCACCGCGTTCCCGGCCGTATCCACCGACTTCACCGGGGCAAGCCGCACGGGCGGCGCACCGGACCGGGGCGCGTACAGCTTCGGCGCTGCCGCAAGGAGCGCCACGGGTGGCGGTGAGGCATCGGCGCCGAGGCGGGAAAACCCGGACGAGGCTGAGGGCCCGGATGCGGATGTGGCCGGCGGCAAGGACACGGCCGCAGGCGCGGCCAGTGAGGACGGCTCCGGCCTCACGGCCCACGGCGGGAGCGAACCGCTGGCGCAGACCGGCGGGTCCGACCCAGTTCTGCCGCTGATCATTGCCGCGGGCGTTCTGGTTGCCGGTGCCGGTCTGCTCGTGCTCGCACGGCGCAGGCGGTCTTGA
- a CDS encoding antibiotic biosynthesis monooxygenase yields MVRVGLLVRVQAKPGKEAEVAQFLTDAQAIVDQEPDTRAWFAVQFDASTFGIFDVFPDDAGRQAHLAGGVGAALGERATELFTVSPVIENVDVLASKLPT; encoded by the coding sequence ATGGTGCGTGTCGGGCTGTTGGTCCGGGTACAGGCGAAACCGGGCAAGGAAGCAGAAGTGGCACAGTTCCTGACCGACGCGCAGGCGATCGTCGATCAGGAGCCCGACACCCGCGCCTGGTTCGCCGTCCAGTTCGATGCGTCCACGTTCGGCATCTTCGACGTGTTCCCCGACGACGCGGGTCGACAGGCGCACCTGGCCGGAGGCGTCGGCGCGGCGCTCGGGGAGCGGGCGACGGAGCTGTTCACCGTGTCGCCTGTGATCGAGAACGTCGACGTACTGGCGTCCAAGCTCCCGACCTGA
- a CDS encoding DUF5914 domain-containing protein produces the protein MKAGPPAPRRRFPLSLRRSPVPWEHQHPTWREARPAVIAHALKRAQNRPSGNWYVIGAARDIPADRPLARTVVGQEIVVWRNGDGRLAAGPGICPHLGAPLRDSPVRCGTLVCHWHGLALSGKPFAGWEPLPVHDDGLLVWVRLDTVGGEPPLDTPVLPVRPSLADAVSAVYSGLGTCEPEDIIANRLDPWHGAWFHPYSFVDLTVLDTPGEDAAEDSFTVDVSFKLTGRLVVPVRAVFTAPDSRTVVMHITEGEGQGSVVETHATPLGADERGRPRTAVIEAIVATSGRRGFTAARSAAPLMRPLMRAAAARLWRDDLAYAERRWQLRSTGRFPA, from the coding sequence ATGAAGGCCGGCCCCCCAGCCCCGCGCAGACGCTTCCCGCTGTCACTGCGCCGCTCCCCCGTACCGTGGGAGCACCAGCATCCGACCTGGCGCGAAGCCCGCCCTGCTGTCATCGCGCATGCTCTCAAACGGGCTCAGAACCGTCCCTCCGGCAACTGGTACGTCATCGGTGCCGCCCGAGACATTCCCGCGGACCGTCCCCTCGCCCGGACTGTTGTCGGGCAGGAGATCGTCGTGTGGCGAAACGGCGATGGACGGCTGGCCGCCGGACCTGGCATCTGCCCGCACCTTGGTGCACCTCTGCGGGACAGCCCGGTGCGCTGCGGCACACTCGTCTGTCACTGGCACGGACTCGCTCTCAGCGGAAAGCCGTTCGCCGGCTGGGAGCCCCTGCCCGTCCACGATGACGGCCTTTTGGTCTGGGTACGCCTGGACACCGTGGGCGGCGAACCACCGCTGGACACGCCCGTGCTGCCCGTGCGGCCCTCACTGGCAGACGCCGTGTCGGCCGTCTACTCGGGTCTGGGAACCTGCGAGCCGGAGGACATCATCGCCAATCGGCTGGATCCATGGCACGGCGCCTGGTTCCATCCCTACTCATTCGTCGACCTCACCGTCCTCGACACCCCCGGAGAGGACGCGGCCGAGGACAGTTTCACCGTCGACGTCTCCTTCAAGCTCACTGGCAGACTCGTCGTCCCCGTGCGTGCCGTCTTCACCGCCCCCGACTCCCGCACGGTCGTCATGCACATCACCGAGGGCGAAGGCCAAGGTTCGGTCGTCGAGACGCACGCGACCCCGCTCGGAGCCGACGAGCGAGGCAGGCCACGGACAGCCGTCATCGAGGCGATCGTGGCCACCTCCGGCCGGCGCGGCTTCACAGCAGCGCGCAGTGCAGCTCCACTGATGCGCCCCCTCATGCGGGCAGCAGCCGCCCGGCTGTGGCGTGATGACCTCGCCTACGCCGAACGGCGCTGGCAGTTGCGCTCCACAGGCCGCTTCCCCGCATAA
- a CDS encoding phytoene/squalene synthase family protein, protein MSDRELDAAGIHDPALRSAYARCRQLNAQHGKTYFLATRLLPPERRPAVHALYGFARWADDIVDVLDTTETAEQRSAHLARLQAGMEQGLQKATSSEPVVMALADTARRYDIDPRHFSDFMDSMRSDLDVTEYPTYEDLRLYMHGSAAVIGLQMLPILGTVVPLQEAEPHAAALGVAFQLTNFLRDVGEDLDRGRVYLPANLLAAHAVDRDLLQWSRVTGRRDPRITAALKAFEDLTRGVYRQAAPGIAMLDPVSRPCIRTAFVLYGGILDAVAEDGYAVVHRRTAVSRRRRAAVAIDGLVRVAAARVRTRHAARPTPSEDEEHSHSSATHPSQPVAMEVA, encoded by the coding sequence ATGAGCGACCGTGAACTCGATGCGGCAGGCATCCACGACCCTGCACTGCGCAGCGCCTACGCACGCTGCCGGCAGCTCAACGCCCAGCACGGCAAAACCTACTTCCTCGCAACCCGGCTCCTTCCCCCCGAGCGACGTCCTGCCGTTCACGCCCTGTACGGCTTTGCCCGCTGGGCCGACGACATCGTCGACGTACTCGACACCACGGAAACCGCGGAACAGCGTTCGGCGCACCTCGCCCGCCTGCAAGCAGGCATGGAACAGGGCCTGCAGAAGGCGACCAGCTCCGAACCGGTCGTCATGGCGCTCGCCGACACGGCCCGCCGATATGACATCGACCCCCGTCACTTCAGCGACTTCATGGACTCCATGCGCAGCGACCTTGACGTCACTGAGTACCCGACCTACGAAGATCTGCGCCTGTACATGCACGGCTCAGCTGCGGTCATCGGACTGCAGATGCTGCCGATCCTCGGCACCGTGGTGCCGCTCCAGGAAGCAGAACCGCATGCCGCCGCACTCGGCGTCGCCTTCCAGCTGACCAACTTCTTGCGGGACGTGGGTGAGGACCTCGACCGCGGCCGCGTCTACCTTCCTGCCAACCTCCTGGCAGCCCACGCAGTCGATCGGGACCTGCTGCAGTGGAGCAGGGTCACCGGCCGCCGTGACCCGCGCATCACTGCGGCGCTCAAGGCCTTCGAAGACCTCACTCGCGGTGTGTACCGTCAGGCGGCGCCCGGCATCGCGATGCTCGACCCCGTCAGCCGTCCGTGCATCCGGACAGCCTTCGTGCTCTACGGGGGAATCCTGGACGCCGTGGCCGAGGACGGCTACGCGGTCGTGCACCGACGGACTGCGGTAAGCCGACGACGCCGCGCCGCCGTCGCCATCGACGGCCTGGTGCGCGTCGCCGCAGCGCGGGTACGAACGCGCCATGCTGCTCGGCCGACGCCGTCTGAGGATGAGGAGCACTCCCACAGCAGTGCCACGCACCCGTCTCAGCCCGTAGCAATGGAGGTGGCATGA